The following proteins come from a genomic window of Gemmatimonas sp.:
- a CDS encoding TolC family protein, with the protein MATDRWRRLVLTMGAVLLAAPLSSKAQSAGAPARDPLRDGGRSDEAARPIRLRDAVEQAQRNAPAAVAARGLERNAAAANRSALAAYMPALTLSAGSARTQGVQFFQGALVPLRGDPWNYNNGLAASLQLFDGNQRWHELSRSRAVADAADAATIQARFDASLQTKQQFYAALAARESEAAARALLTEAEQQLKASTARFVAGVATKSDSLRSAIQLGNAQLAVLTAENDRRVANAALTRVIGSQVLVTPALDDTVDALEPLPSEQELEQLIARSPTVMQAEANLLAARAGRKAQRSTYLPSLTMSYNYAYTQTSRSFSSSDIWLFSGGNPNRQQLNFNFSYPLFNGLVREQQTVQTDVALRNAEAQLRDARLGARQTLTQQLRALDNAEARARVQVAAIAAAEEDLRVQQQRYALGASTLLDLLTSQTQLNQARQALIQARFDGRIARAQLSALIGREM; encoded by the coding sequence GTGGCTACCGATCGCTGGCGCCGGCTGGTGCTGACCATGGGGGCGGTCCTGCTGGCCGCCCCGTTGTCGTCCAAGGCCCAGTCTGCCGGGGCGCCGGCACGCGACCCCCTGCGCGATGGCGGGCGCAGCGACGAGGCAGCACGTCCGATTCGTTTGCGGGACGCCGTGGAACAGGCGCAGCGCAATGCCCCCGCCGCCGTGGCCGCGCGCGGGCTGGAGCGCAACGCCGCGGCCGCCAACCGCAGTGCGCTCGCCGCCTACATGCCGGCGCTCACCCTCAGCGCCGGCAGCGCCCGCACCCAGGGTGTGCAGTTCTTCCAGGGCGCGCTGGTGCCGCTGCGCGGCGATCCGTGGAACTACAACAACGGTCTCGCGGCCTCCTTGCAGCTGTTCGACGGCAACCAGCGGTGGCATGAACTCTCCCGCAGCCGTGCCGTGGCCGATGCGGCCGACGCCGCAACCATTCAGGCCCGGTTCGACGCGTCGCTCCAGACCAAGCAGCAGTTCTACGCCGCACTCGCTGCGCGCGAATCGGAAGCGGCCGCGCGCGCATTGCTCACGGAAGCCGAGCAGCAGCTCAAGGCGTCCACCGCACGCTTCGTGGCCGGCGTGGCCACCAAGTCCGACTCCCTCCGCTCGGCCATTCAGCTGGGCAACGCGCAATTGGCCGTGCTGACCGCCGAGAATGACCGGCGGGTGGCCAATGCCGCGCTCACGCGGGTGATCGGCTCACAGGTGCTGGTCACTCCCGCGCTCGACGACACGGTGGATGCCCTGGAGCCATTGCCGTCGGAGCAGGAGCTCGAGCAGCTCATCGCGCGCAGCCCGACGGTGATGCAGGCCGAGGCGAACCTCCTGGCGGCCCGGGCCGGCCGCAAGGCGCAGCGCTCGACGTACCTGCCGTCGCTGACCATGTCGTACAACTACGCGTACACACAGACCAGCCGCAGCTTCTCCAGCAGCGACATCTGGCTGTTCTCGGGCGGCAATCCCAACCGGCAGCAGCTGAACTTCAACTTCAGCTACCCCCTGTTCAACGGCCTCGTCCGCGAGCAGCAAACGGTGCAGACCGATGTGGCCCTTCGCAACGCGGAAGCCCAGTTGCGGGATGCGCGCCTGGGCGCACGGCAGACGCTGACCCAGCAGCTGCGCGCCCTCGACAACGCCGAAGCACGGGCGCGTGTACAGGTGGCCGCCATCGCCGCGGCCGAAGAGGATCTGCGTGTGCAGCAGCAGCGCTATGCCCTGGGCGCCAGCACCCTGCTCGACCTGCTGACCTCGCAGACGCAGCTCAACCAGGCGCGGCAGGCGCTCATTCAGGCGCGCTTCGACGGCCGGATCGCCCGCGCGCAGCTGAGCGCGCTGATCGGCCGGGAGATGTAG
- a CDS encoding sigma-70 family RNA polymerase sigma factor, giving the protein MTAIPLPTPILVPASGTHRMGPERPLSAEALEERELVLAAQAGDSAAFAGLVRRHQRRAYAVARAIVLSHDDAEDAVQEGFLHAFRALERFRPEQAFGAWLHRIVANAALDIARRRKVRDADELPETLSSPHRDPAESDELRARLTSALDTLGERQRAVIVLHDVEGYKHAEIGALLGIPEGTARSDLHHARAHLRRQLSNLRSGS; this is encoded by the coding sequence GTGACCGCCATCCCGCTTCCCACGCCAATTCTGGTTCCCGCATCGGGGACCCATCGCATGGGCCCTGAGCGACCGCTCTCGGCCGAGGCGCTGGAGGAGCGTGAGCTGGTGCTGGCCGCGCAGGCCGGAGACAGTGCAGCCTTCGCCGGACTCGTGCGCCGTCATCAGCGTCGTGCTTACGCGGTGGCGCGGGCAATCGTCCTGTCACACGACGACGCCGAGGATGCGGTGCAGGAGGGATTCCTGCATGCCTTCCGGGCCCTCGAGCGTTTTCGGCCGGAGCAGGCGTTCGGGGCCTGGTTGCACCGGATTGTCGCCAATGCGGCGTTGGACATCGCGCGACGTCGCAAGGTGCGCGACGCCGACGAGTTACCGGAAACGCTGTCGAGTCCGCATCGCGACCCGGCAGAGTCAGATGAGTTGCGAGCGCGCCTCACCAGCGCGCTGGACACCCTGGGTGAGCGGCAGCGCGCGGTGATCGTGCTGCACGACGTCGAGGGATACAAGCACGCGGAGATCGGGGCACTTCTCGGAATTCCCGAGGGCACGGCCCGATCGGACCTGCATCATGCTCGGGCGCACCTGCGGCGCCAGCTGAGCAATCTTCGGAGTGGATCATGA
- the nth gene encoding endonuclease III, whose protein sequence is MARGSNSPRQPLSVKQPAKTAKQVSSPVKPAAAPKARKTSKTFGLKPSQRAAPVATSPRTKADKRRVAAVVLERLKTEYPDAHCELDHTNAFELLCATILSAQCTDVRVNMVTPALFKAYPTAEALSVAKLEAVEEIVRTTGFFRAKAKSLVGMANRLVERHGGEVPRTIAELVPLPGVGRKTANVILGNAFDINEGIVVDTHVQRLSRRLGLTREPDPIGIERELMPLFPQADWALLSHLLIFHGRRTCFARKPACGRCVVQEVCPSAGVAE, encoded by the coding sequence ATGGCCCGTGGATCGAACAGCCCCCGTCAGCCGCTCAGCGTGAAGCAGCCGGCCAAGACGGCGAAGCAGGTCTCCTCTCCCGTCAAGCCGGCCGCGGCACCGAAGGCGCGGAAGACGAGCAAGACGTTCGGCCTCAAGCCCAGTCAGCGCGCGGCGCCGGTGGCAACGAGTCCCCGGACGAAGGCCGACAAGCGGCGCGTGGCGGCGGTCGTGCTGGAGCGACTCAAGACGGAGTACCCCGACGCGCACTGCGAGCTCGATCACACGAATGCCTTCGAGCTGTTGTGCGCCACGATTCTGTCGGCGCAGTGCACCGACGTGCGGGTGAACATGGTGACCCCGGCGCTGTTCAAGGCGTACCCCACCGCCGAAGCGTTGAGCGTGGCGAAGCTCGAGGCCGTGGAGGAGATCGTGCGCACGACCGGGTTCTTCCGGGCCAAGGCCAAGAGCCTCGTGGGGATGGCGAATCGGCTGGTGGAACGCCACGGCGGGGAGGTCCCCCGCACCATCGCCGAGCTCGTGCCACTCCCCGGGGTAGGGCGGAAGACGGCCAACGTGATCCTCGGCAACGCCTTCGACATCAACGAGGGCATCGTGGTGGACACCCACGTGCAGCGCTTGTCGCGGCGGCTGGGACTCACGCGTGAGCCGGATCCGATCGGGATTGAGCGGGAGCTCATGCCCCTCTTCCCGCAGGCCGACTGGGCGCTGCTCAGCCATCTGCTGATCTTCCACGGCCGTCGGACCTGCTTCGCCCGCAAGCCGGCGTGCGGGCGCTGCGTCGTGCAGGAGGTCTGTCCGAGCGCCGGGGTCGCCGAGTGA
- a CDS encoding TolC family protein has translation MTRPRATGSSLLLALAMLVVPMGPPLLAQRLSLGDAARLAARQFGAVDVARARAAQAEARVTQRRSALLPDLSAGVQQAERTLNSATFGFSFSNPVTGRPLLRPDGELLGPIPTLDLRYRVQAPLLDLGRYQGWRASQATASAASLEVEAQAEGAAASAATAYVRAARAEAQLGARRADSTLAAELVRMARDQLQAGVGIALDVTRAESQLAAVRAQIIAARTDRDRTLLELKRLTGTPLDASIELADSLGALPVDAAHPGEREALSAALNARPDVQALRAQEFAQQQAAKAIRWERTPQLSALVEQGVIGRNADRLLPTYLWGVQLSVGLFDGYRRESRLEEQLAVARETEVRLKETRAQGELEVRAALLELTAAAEQVEAARERLGLAEREVAQAQERFRAGVAGNGDVISALLSLNQARTLRNDALALYHGARVSLARATGTVRRLP, from the coding sequence ATGACACGTCCTCGCGCGACGGGCTCGTCGCTCCTGCTGGCCCTCGCCATGCTGGTCGTCCCCATGGGGCCGCCGCTCCTGGCCCAGCGGCTGTCCCTCGGCGACGCGGCGCGTCTGGCGGCGCGGCAGTTCGGCGCGGTCGACGTGGCGCGCGCGCGGGCGGCGCAGGCCGAGGCCCGGGTAACCCAGCGCCGCAGCGCCCTGTTGCCCGACCTGTCGGCGGGGGTGCAGCAAGCGGAGCGTACCCTCAACTCGGCGACGTTCGGCTTTTCCTTCAGCAATCCCGTTACCGGACGCCCGTTACTCCGCCCCGATGGGGAGTTGCTCGGGCCCATCCCCACGCTCGATCTGCGGTATCGCGTACAGGCCCCGCTGCTCGATCTCGGTCGGTATCAGGGGTGGCGCGCGTCGCAGGCCACGGCGAGCGCGGCCTCACTGGAGGTGGAAGCGCAGGCCGAGGGCGCCGCGGCATCGGCGGCGACCGCGTACGTGCGGGCCGCCCGGGCGGAGGCCCAGCTGGGCGCACGTCGCGCCGACAGCACGCTCGCCGCGGAGCTGGTGCGCATGGCGCGGGATCAGCTCCAGGCTGGCGTAGGCATTGCCCTCGACGTGACACGGGCAGAGTCGCAGCTGGCGGCGGTACGCGCGCAGATCATCGCGGCCCGCACCGATCGCGATCGCACGCTCCTGGAACTGAAGCGCCTCACCGGCACGCCGCTCGATGCCTCGATTGAGCTGGCGGATTCCCTGGGCGCGCTGCCGGTGGACGCCGCGCACCCCGGCGAACGGGAGGCCCTCTCCGCCGCCCTGAATGCGCGCCCCGACGTGCAGGCACTGCGTGCTCAGGAGTTCGCCCAGCAGCAGGCGGCCAAGGCCATTCGCTGGGAGCGGACGCCGCAGCTGTCGGCGCTGGTCGAGCAGGGCGTCATTGGACGAAACGCCGACCGACTGTTGCCCACATACCTCTGGGGCGTGCAGCTCTCGGTGGGGCTCTTCGACGGGTACCGCCGCGAATCGCGCCTCGAGGAGCAGCTCGCGGTGGCGCGTGAAACCGAGGTACGCCTCAAGGAAACGCGGGCGCAGGGCGAACTGGAGGTGCGCGCGGCGCTGCTGGAGCTCACGGCTGCGGCGGAACAGGTGGAGGCGGCACGAGAGCGCCTCGGTCTCGCTGAGCGGGAAGTGGCGCAGGCGCAGGAACGGTTCCGCGCGGGTGTGGCCGGCAACGGCGACGTCATCAGTGCGCTGCTCTCGCTCAATCAGGCCCGGACGCTCCGCAACGATGCCCTGGCGCTCTACCATGGCGCCCGCGTGTCTCTCGCACGCGCCACGGGAACGGTGCGACGCCTGCCGTGA
- a CDS encoding PHP domain-containing protein, whose translation MNCRDAAQALTQIAVLLELHDGDRDVVRGMQGAARVIAGHGERDVREVLAGMAAEVGALNAGALDVLRDLAESNGSSMLERLQEETPEGLMEMLRVPGLGPARIRSIHEHLHVDTLLELELAARDGRLAALPKFGAKTADKVLKGIADLRATGAYVLWQHGRAEAERIVEAMRAHPDVLTLEIAGSIRRRVEIVRDVDLVAAVRGSPSVVAASLAQLGDVREVLGGGGRSLSLRLADGVRVDLACVRPEQFAMALWRATGSALHVQQVMMHAARLGFTMANDELRDASGTPIPIASEMALYAQLGLAWVPPEQREGHGEVDAAARGSLPAGVREEDLRGALHCHSQYSDGGATVEQMARAAMARGLRYLGVSDHSQSNTYAGGLSRDRIEEQHAEIDALNARLAEEGVDFRVLKGIEADILPCGRVDYDAAFLDRFDFVIGSVHTRYGMNAEQMTNRVLKALDDPHLTILGHPTGRLLLTREPYAIDLAAIIEKAGRVGVAIELNADPHRLDIDWKACRLAAENGTLVSIGPDAHSPQGFDNLELGTAIARKGWLEPRHVLNTRSADEVLAFARARRAAAGTGV comes from the coding sequence ATGAACTGCCGTGACGCCGCGCAGGCCCTTACCCAGATCGCCGTGCTGCTCGAGCTGCACGATGGGGACCGTGACGTCGTGCGGGGCATGCAGGGCGCGGCGCGCGTAATCGCGGGACACGGTGAACGCGATGTGCGGGAGGTCCTGGCCGGCATGGCCGCTGAGGTCGGCGCCCTCAATGCCGGAGCCCTCGATGTGCTGCGCGATCTGGCGGAGAGCAACGGCTCATCCATGCTGGAACGCCTGCAGGAGGAAACGCCGGAGGGGCTGATGGAGATGCTGCGCGTCCCGGGGCTGGGGCCGGCACGCATCCGCTCCATTCACGAGCACCTGCACGTGGACACGCTCCTTGAACTGGAGCTGGCCGCCCGCGATGGCCGGTTGGCCGCACTCCCGAAGTTTGGTGCGAAAACGGCCGACAAGGTACTCAAGGGCATCGCCGACCTGCGCGCCACGGGGGCCTACGTGCTGTGGCAGCACGGGCGCGCCGAGGCCGAGCGCATTGTCGAGGCAATGCGCGCCCATCCCGACGTGCTGACGCTGGAGATAGCGGGTTCGATTCGGCGTCGTGTCGAGATCGTGCGGGACGTGGATCTCGTGGCCGCGGTGCGCGGGTCCCCCAGCGTTGTGGCGGCCTCGCTGGCGCAGCTTGGCGACGTCCGCGAGGTACTCGGTGGGGGCGGGCGGTCGCTTTCGTTGCGACTCGCCGATGGCGTACGGGTGGATCTCGCCTGCGTGCGCCCGGAACAGTTCGCGATGGCCCTGTGGAGAGCCACCGGCAGTGCCCTCCACGTGCAGCAGGTCATGATGCATGCGGCCCGGTTGGGGTTCACGATGGCCAACGACGAACTGCGGGACGCCAGCGGAACGCCAATCCCCATCGCCAGCGAGATGGCGTTGTACGCGCAGCTGGGGCTTGCGTGGGTCCCCCCCGAGCAACGCGAGGGGCACGGCGAGGTGGACGCCGCGGCGCGCGGGAGCTTGCCGGCCGGCGTGCGCGAAGAGGATCTGCGCGGTGCGCTGCACTGCCACTCGCAGTACAGTGACGGCGGCGCCACGGTGGAACAGATGGCCCGTGCGGCGATGGCTCGCGGCCTGCGCTATCTGGGGGTGAGCGACCACTCACAGTCGAACACCTACGCCGGTGGTCTGTCGCGTGATCGCATTGAAGAACAGCACGCGGAGATCGACGCGCTCAATGCGCGGCTCGCGGAGGAGGGGGTCGACTTCCGGGTGCTCAAGGGGATCGAAGCCGACATCCTGCCGTGCGGCCGGGTGGATTACGACGCGGCGTTTCTCGATCGCTTTGATTTCGTGATCGGCAGCGTACACACGCGGTATGGTATGAATGCGGAGCAGATGACGAACCGCGTGCTCAAGGCCCTCGACGATCCGCACCTCACCATCCTGGGGCATCCGACCGGTCGGCTGCTGCTGACGCGGGAGCCGTACGCCATCGACCTCGCGGCGATCATCGAGAAGGCGGGGCGCGTGGGCGTGGCGATTGAACTCAATGCCGACCCGCACCGTCTCGACATCGACTGGAAGGCCTGTCGCCTGGCGGCCGAGAACGGCACACTGGTGAGCATCGGCCCCGACGCGCATTCCCCACAGGGTTTCGACAATCTCGAGCTGGGCACAGCCATCGCCCGCAAGGGATGGCTGGAGCCGCGGCATGTGCTGAACACGCGCAGCGCGGACGAGGTGCTGGCCTTTGCGCGCGCGCGGCGTGCGGCGGCGGGCACCGGTGTGTGA
- a CDS encoding four helix bundle protein produces MPKRSFHRSRSAARALSLAVHTAADELVARRSPGLRNQLLRAAVSVPANIAEAEQQTSDAQALNFLRVALGSADEVGAHLETAADAGALSPRRYTACQGTRQVVKTMLQRLIQRLEQERLPRP; encoded by the coding sequence ATGCCCAAACGCTCCTTCCATCGCTCGCGTTCGGCGGCGCGAGCCCTGTCCCTTGCCGTGCACACGGCCGCCGACGAGCTGGTGGCACGTCGCTCGCCCGGTCTGCGCAACCAGCTACTCCGCGCCGCGGTGTCGGTGCCGGCCAACATTGCCGAGGCAGAACAACAGACCAGCGACGCGCAGGCGCTCAACTTCCTGCGCGTGGCGCTCGGCTCTGCCGACGAGGTAGGGGCGCATCTTGAAACAGCGGCAGATGCAGGGGCACTGTCACCCCGCAGATACACCGCCTGTCAGGGTACGCGACAAGTCGTGAAGACCATGCTGCAGCGCCTGATCCAGCGACTCGAACAAGAGAGGCTCCCCCGCCCCTAG
- a CDS encoding peptidylprolyl isomerase yields the protein MTKLATFETNKGTLVAELYPTEAPITVENFEKLANSGFYDGIKFHRVIADFVVQGGCPHTKDGKGPVGTGGPGWRIKCETAGNPHKHKAGALSMAHAGKDTGGSQFFIVLSEPNTRHLNGVHTVFGQVTQGLEILPSIAQNDHMVSVRVADSQ from the coding sequence GTGACCAAGCTGGCCACATTCGAAACGAACAAGGGCACCCTCGTGGCGGAACTGTACCCCACCGAGGCGCCGATCACCGTGGAAAACTTCGAGAAGCTCGCCAACAGCGGCTTCTACGATGGCATCAAGTTTCATCGTGTCATTGCCGATTTTGTGGTGCAGGGCGGGTGCCCGCACACCAAGGACGGTAAGGGTCCGGTCGGAACTGGCGGTCCGGGCTGGCGCATCAAGTGCGAAACGGCGGGCAATCCGCACAAGCACAAGGCGGGTGCCCTCTCCATGGCGCATGCCGGCAAGGACACCGGCGGCAGCCAGTTTTTCATCGTGCTGAGCGAGCCGAATACGCGTCACCTCAACGGGGTGCACACGGTATTCGGTCAGGTAACGCAGGGGCTGGAGATCCTGCCGTCCATCGCGCAGAATGATCACATGGTGTCGGTGCGGGTTGCCGATTCGCAGTAA
- a CDS encoding alpha/beta hydrolase yields MPTGFTHTTAIPLFYRVDGHGDPLLLLHGGPGAHHDYLYPQMLALADRHRVVTYDQRGGGRSKTDDPAPITWQTQVADLAQVLAELGVAPPGAGGATVVGYSWGALLAMLYALQATMDATLPPVARLVLISPAPISRAWRDEFETTLAVRGRSDAIRAMRDTLTASGLRDSDPAAFRQRSFELSVAGYFADPARATALTPFRVTGKVQQSVWQSLGDFDLRQSLRAVRVPTLVIHGRQDPIPLASATAAAEALGGECVVLEACGHVPYVERPDELFRTIERFLTATA; encoded by the coding sequence ATGCCTACCGGTTTTACGCACACCACCGCGATCCCCCTCTTTTATCGTGTTGACGGGCACGGTGACCCGTTGCTGCTCCTGCACGGCGGCCCCGGGGCGCATCACGACTATCTCTACCCGCAGATGCTGGCCCTGGCCGATCGGCACCGGGTGGTGACCTACGACCAGCGCGGCGGGGGGCGGTCGAAAACGGACGACCCCGCCCCGATCACCTGGCAGACCCAGGTGGCCGATCTGGCGCAGGTACTCGCGGAACTCGGCGTGGCTCCGCCCGGCGCCGGTGGCGCGACGGTGGTGGGGTATTCGTGGGGTGCCCTGCTCGCCATGCTCTACGCGCTGCAGGCAACCATGGACGCGACGCTCCCCCCGGTTGCGCGCCTCGTCCTGATTTCCCCGGCGCCCATTTCGCGGGCGTGGCGAGACGAATTCGAGACCACCCTCGCCGTGCGGGGACGGAGTGACGCCATCCGGGCCATGCGCGACACGCTGACGGCCTCCGGCCTGCGGGACTCGGATCCGGCCGCATTCCGCCAACGCAGCTTCGAGCTGAGCGTGGCGGGGTACTTCGCCGACCCGGCACGAGCCACCGCCCTCACGCCATTCCGGGTCACCGGCAAGGTGCAGCAATCGGTGTGGCAGTCCCTCGGCGACTTTGATCTGCGTCAATCGCTTCGTGCCGTGCGCGTACCCACGCTCGTTATTCATGGACGGCAGGATCCCATTCCGCTTGCGTCCGCAACCGCGGCCGCGGAGGCGCTTGGCGGCGAGTGTGTCGTGCTCGAGGCGTGTGGTCATGTGCCGTACGTTGAACGTCCCGACGAGCTGTTCCGTACCATTGAACGCTTCCTGACCGCTACCGCCTAG
- a CDS encoding HDIG domain-containing metalloprotein, whose product MPTRAEAFALVCEWTQSESLRKHMLAVETAMRAYARRLGQDEEAWGTAGLIHDFDYERFPNDAQAPDAEHPAEGVRHLRGLGWPDEILEAILGHAHYTGVARTTPMAQALFAVDELTGLITACALVKPSRAVRDVDVAGVRKKMKDKAFARGVNRDDIVQGADALGVPLDEHIGLVLAAMQENAAALGLAGVPQPHSASTAISSDA is encoded by the coding sequence ATGCCCACCCGTGCGGAAGCCTTTGCCCTCGTCTGCGAGTGGACCCAGTCCGAGTCCCTCCGCAAGCACATGCTGGCGGTGGAAACCGCCATGCGCGCCTATGCCCGGCGGCTGGGGCAGGACGAGGAAGCGTGGGGCACAGCGGGGCTCATCCACGACTTCGACTACGAGCGCTTCCCCAACGACGCGCAGGCACCCGACGCCGAGCATCCGGCGGAGGGGGTGCGCCACCTGCGCGGTCTGGGCTGGCCTGACGAGATCCTCGAGGCGATCCTCGGGCATGCGCACTATACCGGGGTAGCCCGTACCACCCCCATGGCGCAGGCCCTGTTCGCGGTAGACGAACTGACCGGGCTCATCACGGCCTGTGCCCTCGTGAAGCCATCCCGGGCGGTGCGCGACGTCGATGTCGCGGGGGTCCGGAAGAAGATGAAGGACAAGGCGTTCGCCCGGGGCGTCAATCGGGACGATATCGTACAGGGCGCCGACGCCTTGGGGGTCCCGCTCGACGAACACATCGGGCTGGTCCTGGCGGCCATGCAGGAAAACGCCGCCGCGCTGGGACTCGCAGGTGTGCCCCAGCCCCACTCGGCTTCAACGGCGATTTCCAGCGATGCGTAA
- a CDS encoding HEAT repeat domain-containing protein has translation MPPLGYGRTVVAAGESSAPHVVPGGRAARGTLRSLALLVDRMATLGTSRDGAQGPDAATAVRDALRQFTARVREAPLLCRIHEQRFVLDWEPVDRGLTRDDPLLGTLLFRCLSLGVGGITVRQGAAPAELLTLATLLARRRTEEDTLVMNDTPTSMSAVAEQQPRELLRSWSVLVTPADHPGGHRLATPPDGARGVSAGASSMPTEVKAGVSTEALQGAGPTLVRLAAATDDMACSRVVDALVPIIDQAEYRGDARLLEQVAVAAARQAHVVAGGGGRLALERVMRRLQHRSSLELLAGRLPYVEDRTMLLELLARAGETAVDILVKQLMQADDGAARRVYFDSIVQLDIAGPTLFDHVRDSRWFVVRNAVALLGEMGIEQADLAMLPLLHHADERIRVAVARSLVRLGTVKALQGLHAAIDDASAEVRRIAAISYGLTPGTGTVVRPPALRLAMALEKETNEDVALEMLASLGKLGSADAVQRLLRLAMPQQQVGDTGEAPREAWLRIAALEALVKARGSAVMPHVETLMNDADPEVAQAAFRLRG, from the coding sequence ATGCCCCCTCTTGGCTATGGCCGGACCGTGGTCGCCGCGGGCGAATCCAGCGCGCCGCATGTGGTACCCGGCGGTCGTGCGGCGCGTGGGACGCTCCGTTCGCTCGCGCTGCTCGTCGATCGCATGGCCACCCTGGGCACGTCCCGCGACGGTGCCCAGGGGCCGGACGCGGCAACCGCGGTTCGGGACGCACTGCGTCAGTTCACCGCCCGTGTGCGTGAAGCGCCCCTGCTGTGTCGTATCCACGAGCAGCGGTTCGTGCTCGACTGGGAGCCCGTGGATCGGGGACTCACGCGCGACGACCCCCTGCTGGGCACACTGCTCTTCCGCTGTCTGTCGCTGGGCGTGGGTGGCATCACCGTACGGCAGGGGGCGGCGCCGGCCGAACTGCTGACGCTGGCGACGCTGCTGGCGCGGCGGCGGACGGAGGAGGATACGCTGGTCATGAACGATACGCCCACCTCGATGAGTGCCGTGGCTGAGCAGCAACCGCGCGAACTCTTGCGGTCGTGGAGCGTCCTCGTCACGCCGGCGGATCACCCGGGCGGGCATCGGCTCGCGACACCTCCCGATGGCGCCAGGGGCGTGTCAGCCGGGGCGTCATCGATGCCCACGGAAGTCAAGGCCGGTGTTTCGACCGAGGCGCTGCAGGGGGCCGGTCCCACGCTGGTACGGCTGGCGGCCGCCACCGACGATATGGCATGCAGTCGCGTGGTGGACGCGCTGGTGCCGATCATCGATCAGGCCGAGTACCGTGGTGACGCTCGCCTGCTGGAGCAGGTCGCCGTCGCGGCGGCACGTCAGGCGCATGTTGTCGCTGGGGGGGGCGGTCGACTGGCGCTCGAACGGGTGATGCGCCGGCTGCAGCACCGCAGCAGCCTTGAGCTGCTGGCCGGGCGACTGCCGTACGTGGAAGACCGCACGATGCTGCTGGAGCTGCTTGCCCGGGCGGGCGAGACCGCGGTGGATATCCTGGTCAAACAGCTGATGCAGGCGGATGACGGCGCCGCGCGGCGGGTCTATTTCGACAGCATCGTCCAGCTTGACATCGCCGGCCCGACGCTCTTTGATCACGTGCGCGATTCCCGCTGGTTCGTGGTGCGCAATGCGGTGGCGCTGCTGGGCGAGATGGGGATCGAACAGGCCGATCTCGCCATGCTGCCGTTGCTGCACCATGCCGACGAGCGCATCCGGGTGGCAGTCGCGCGATCCCTGGTGCGTCTGGGCACGGTCAAGGCGCTGCAGGGGCTGCACGCGGCCATTGACGACGCCAGCGCCGAGGTGCGACGCATCGCGGCGATCAGCTACGGGTTGACGCCAGGCACCGGCACTGTGGTACGCCCGCCGGCGCTGCGTCTCGCCATGGCGCTCGAGAAGGAAACCAACGAGGATGTGGCGCTCGAGATGCTGGCGTCGCTGGGCAAGCTGGGCAGCGCCGACGCCGTGCAGCGGCTGCTGCGGCTGGCGATGCCGCAACAGCAGGTGGGTGACACGGGGGAGGCGCCGCGCGAGGCATGGCTGCGCATCGCGGCACTCGAAGCGCTGGTGAAGGCACGCGGCAGCGCCGTCATGCCGCACGTGGAGACGCTCATGAACGACGCCGACCCGGAAGTGGCGCAGGCAGCCTTCCGGCTGCGCGGCTGA